The following proteins are co-located in the Microvirga ossetica genome:
- the groL gene encoding chaperonin GroEL (60 kDa chaperone family; promotes refolding of misfolded polypeptides especially under stressful conditions; forms two stacked rings of heptamers to form a barrel-shaped 14mer; ends can be capped by GroES; misfolded proteins enter the barrel where they are refolded when GroES binds) codes for MAAKDVKFSSDARDKMLRGVDILADAVKVTLGPKGRNVVIEKSFGAPRITKDGVTVAKEIELADKFENMGAQMVREVASKTNDIAGDGTTTATVLAQAIVREGAKAVAAGMNPMDLKRGIDLATAEAVKDIQSRAKKVKSSDEVAQVGTISANGDKDIGEMIAHAMQKVGNEGVITVEEAKTAETELDVVEGMQFDRGYLSPYFITNAEKMVAELEDPYILIHEKKLSSLQPMLPILEAVVQTGKPLLIIAEDVEGEALATLVVNKLRGGLKIAAVKAPGFGDRRKAMLEDIAVLTAGQTISEDLGIKLETVSLPMLGRAKRVRIEKENTTIIDGAGQKADIEARVSQIKAQIEETTSDYDREKLQERLAKLAGGVAVIRVGGATEIEVKEKKDRVDDALNATRAAVEEGIVPGGGTALLRAKAAVAKLTTDNPDVQAGIKIVLRALEAPLRQIAENAGVEGSIVVGKINDNTKSDTYGFNAQTEEFVDMLQAGIVDPAKVVRTALQDAASVAGLLVTTEAMVAEAPKRESAPAMPGGGMGGMGGMDF; via the coding sequence ATGGCTGCCAAAGACGTTAAGTTCTCCTCCGATGCTCGCGACAAGATGCTGCGCGGCGTCGATATCCTCGCCGATGCCGTGAAGGTCACGCTGGGTCCCAAGGGCCGCAACGTGGTGATCGAGAAGTCCTTCGGCGCTCCGCGCATCACCAAGGACGGCGTCACCGTGGCCAAGGAGATCGAGCTCGCCGACAAGTTCGAGAACATGGGCGCCCAGATGGTGCGCGAAGTGGCCTCGAAGACCAACGACATCGCCGGTGACGGCACCACCACCGCGACGGTTCTGGCTCAGGCCATCGTCCGCGAGGGCGCCAAGGCGGTTGCCGCCGGCATGAACCCGATGGACCTCAAGCGCGGCATCGATCTTGCCACCGCCGAGGCGGTGAAGGACATCCAGTCCCGCGCCAAGAAGGTGAAGTCCTCCGACGAGGTTGCCCAGGTCGGCACGATTTCCGCCAACGGCGACAAGGACATCGGCGAGATGATCGCCCATGCCATGCAGAAGGTCGGCAACGAGGGTGTCATCACCGTCGAGGAAGCCAAGACCGCCGAGACCGAGCTCGACGTGGTCGAGGGCATGCAGTTCGACCGCGGCTACCTCTCGCCGTACTTCATCACCAATGCCGAGAAGATGGTGGCCGAGCTCGAGGATCCCTACATCCTCATCCACGAGAAGAAGCTCTCCTCGCTCCAGCCCATGCTGCCGATCCTCGAGGCTGTCGTTCAGACCGGCAAGCCGCTCCTCATCATTGCTGAGGACGTGGAAGGCGAGGCTCTCGCCACCCTCGTGGTCAACAAGCTGCGTGGCGGCTTGAAGATCGCTGCCGTGAAGGCTCCGGGCTTCGGCGACCGCCGCAAGGCCATGCTCGAGGACATCGCCGTCCTCACCGCCGGCCAGACGATCTCCGAAGACCTCGGCATCAAGCTCGAGACCGTGTCCCTGCCGATGCTCGGCCGCGCCAAGCGCGTCCGCATCGAGAAGGAAAACACCACGATCATCGACGGCGCCGGCCAGAAGGCCGACATCGAGGCCCGCGTGTCGCAGATCAAGGCGCAGATCGAGGAGACCACCTCGGACTACGACCGTGAGAAGCTCCAGGAGCGCCTGGCCAAGCTCGCAGGCGGCGTCGCGGTGATCCGCGTCGGCGGCGCGACCGAGATCGAGGTGAAGGAGAAGAAGGACCGCGTTGACGACGCTCTGAACGCCACCCGCGCTGCGGTGGAAGAGGGCATCGTTCCCGGCGGCGGCACGGCTCTGCTGCGCGCCAAGGCTGCGGTTGCGAAGCTCACGACCGACAACCCGGACGTCCAGGCCGGCATCAAGATCGTCCTGCGCGCTCTGGAGGCTCCGCTCCGTCAGATCGCCGAGAACGCCGGCGTCGAAGGCTCGATCGTTGTCGGCAAGATCAACGACAACACGAAGTCCGACACCTACGGCTTCAACGCCCAGACGGAAGAGTTCGTGGACATGCTCCAGGCCGGCATCGTCGATCCGGCCAAGGTCGTCCGCACGGCTCTGCAGGACGCGGCGTCTGTGGCTGGCCTGCTGGTCACCACCGAGGCCATGGTTGCCGAGGCTCCGAAGCGCGAGAGCGCTCCGGCGATGCCAGGCGGCGGCATGGGCGGCATGGGCGGCATGGACTTCTAA
- a CDS encoding sensor histidine kinase codes for MQTALLSGRQKASSPFAELNDQNCRTLIELSPDALIVHDGEVVVLANLATAHLVGAHSMDEVIGYPILEFVAARSRSFVEERIHQMHRTGYAPLVDETWHRLDGSEVEVEVAARHMPWLAPKAAMVIARDVTERRRWEAEREKLLAEKELLMREVHHRVANSLQLVRSMLNLQARGSDNEAVKIQLSEASARIGTIGILHSRLQQDSSVVEGEVQPYIEGVMTDLRSSLGETYQRPIILDPGEMPPLTLKADVLVALGLITTEAVTNSIKYGSGNIKVRLAKTDACLEISVEDEGKGFPKDFDAAKDGRGLGMRMIATLARSRGGSVTFGSGLAEAGVSSSRIAATIPL; via the coding sequence ATGCAGACTGCTTTGCTCTCTGGCCGACAGAAAGCCAGCAGCCCTTTCGCGGAGCTGAACGATCAGAACTGCCGCACGCTGATCGAGCTAAGTCCCGATGCTTTGATCGTTCATGACGGCGAGGTGGTCGTCCTCGCCAATCTCGCGACCGCCCATCTCGTCGGCGCCCATTCCATGGATGAGGTCATCGGCTATCCGATCCTGGAGTTCGTGGCGGCGCGCTCTCGAAGCTTCGTGGAAGAGCGCATCCATCAGATGCATCGGACAGGCTATGCGCCGCTGGTCGACGAGACATGGCATCGTCTCGACGGGTCGGAGGTTGAGGTCGAAGTTGCTGCGAGGCATATGCCCTGGCTCGCGCCGAAGGCCGCCATGGTCATAGCGCGGGATGTGACCGAGCGGCGGCGATGGGAAGCCGAGCGCGAGAAGCTTCTGGCGGAGAAGGAACTCCTGATGCGCGAGGTGCATCATCGCGTCGCCAACAGCCTGCAGCTGGTTCGCAGCATGCTGAACCTTCAAGCCCGCGGCTCCGACAACGAGGCGGTCAAAATTCAGTTGAGCGAAGCCTCGGCCCGCATCGGAACCATCGGCATTCTCCATTCGCGTCTCCAGCAGGACAGCTCCGTCGTGGAAGGGGAGGTTCAGCCTTACATCGAAGGGGTCATGACGGATCTGCGCAGCTCGCTGGGCGAGACATACCAGCGGCCGATCATCCTGGATCCCGGAGAGATGCCCCCGCTGACCCTGAAGGCGGACGTGCTCGTCGCGCTCGGTCTCATCACCACGGAGGCAGTCACGAACTCGATCAAATACGGATCGGGAAACATCAAGGTGCGGCTGGCGAAGACCGATGCCTGCCTGGAAATCAGCGTCGAGGACGAGGGCAAGGGTTTCCCGAAGGATTTCGATGCGGCGAAGGATGGGCGCGGGCTCGGCATGCGCATGATCGCAACGCTCGCGAGGTCCCGTGGTGGCAGCGTCACGTTCGGCTCGGGCCTGGCTGAGGCCGGAGTTTCGTCGAGCCGCATCGCCGCGACGATTCCGCTCTGA
- a CDS encoding PaaI family thioesterase — protein MLERVHGIVSRDVLTAEPGLAFLSSMLEGRHPAPPFSRATHVYMTHVEEGRVIFEGEPTEAFFNPLGTIHGGWTSAILDSAMACAVHTTLLAGQGYTTVEMKLNFVRPILPNMGKVTCEGTLIHRGGTLATSEGKLFDAKGRLLAHGTETCMIFDAAARKAA, from the coding sequence ATGCTCGAGCGGGTGCACGGAATCGTATCGCGGGACGTTCTGACGGCCGAGCCGGGGCTGGCCTTCCTGAGCAGCATGCTCGAGGGCCGCCATCCGGCCCCACCCTTCTCGCGTGCGACCCATGTCTACATGACCCATGTGGAGGAAGGCCGGGTGATCTTCGAAGGCGAGCCGACGGAGGCTTTCTTCAACCCGCTCGGCACCATCCATGGCGGCTGGACCTCCGCCATCCTCGACAGCGCCATGGCCTGCGCGGTCCACACCACCCTCCTTGCCGGCCAGGGCTATACGACGGTGGAGATGAAGCTCAACTTCGTCCGGCCGATCCTGCCCAACATGGGCAAGGTGACCTGCGAAGGCACCCTCATCCATCGCGGCGGGACGCTGGCCACGTCGGAGGGCAAGCTCTTCGACGCCAAGGGCAGGCTTCTGGCCCATGGCACCGAGACCTGCATGATCTTCGACGCGGCCGCCCGCAAAGCGGCTTAA
- a CDS encoding IS630 family transposase, whose product MNICYRVELSEAERANLQAMLSGGKQAARTLKRAQILLAADAGVPDETIAQSIAVGGATVYRTKRRFVEGNLERALSEEPRPGAARKLSGPEEALLVATACAKPPAGRARWTLELLAGEIVRLTQHESLSRETLRRRLCENALKPWRQKMWCVPKIDGEYVARMEDVLDLYAEPSDPQHPVVCFDESPVQLIGETRQPLPATPRQIERVDYEYRRCGTVNLFVVLDAHRPWRRVKVSEQRTACDFARCMRELVDVDFPQAERIRVVMDNLSTHTPGSLYQAFPPDEAHRLLQHLEFHYTPKHASWLNMVEIEIGVLKGQCLDRRIDTREELEREIAAWERERNAAGARITWMFTTEKARAKMGRAYPKPGPLEPLAKRS is encoded by the coding sequence ATGAACATATGCTACCGGGTTGAGCTGAGCGAGGCCGAGCGTGCCAACCTCCAGGCGATGCTCAGCGGCGGCAAGCAGGCCGCTCGCACGCTCAAGCGCGCGCAGATCCTGCTGGCGGCCGATGCTGGCGTGCCAGACGAGACGATTGCCCAAAGTATCGCGGTCGGCGGCGCGACCGTGTATCGGACCAAGCGCCGCTTCGTGGAGGGCAACCTGGAGCGGGCCCTCAGCGAGGAGCCCCGTCCCGGCGCCGCCCGCAAGCTCTCAGGCCCGGAGGAGGCGCTGCTGGTGGCAACCGCCTGCGCAAAGCCGCCCGCGGGCCGGGCCCGCTGGACGCTGGAACTCTTGGCCGGCGAGATCGTGCGGCTCACCCAACATGAGAGCCTGTCGCGGGAGACGCTGCGCCGGCGACTCTGCGAGAACGCGCTCAAGCCCTGGCGGCAGAAGATGTGGTGCGTTCCGAAGATTGATGGCGAATACGTCGCCCGCATGGAGGACGTGCTTGATCTCTACGCCGAGCCGTCCGATCCGCAGCACCCGGTGGTTTGCTTTGATGAGAGCCCAGTCCAGCTCATCGGCGAGACGCGTCAGCCGCTCCCGGCCACGCCCAGGCAGATCGAGCGGGTCGATTATGAGTATCGCCGCTGTGGTACGGTGAACCTGTTCGTAGTCCTTGACGCGCATCGGCCCTGGCGCCGGGTCAAGGTCAGCGAGCAACGCACGGCATGCGACTTCGCCCGGTGCATGCGCGAACTTGTAGATGTCGACTTTCCGCAGGCCGAGCGGATCCGGGTCGTGATGGACAACCTGTCGACGCACACGCCCGGTTCGCTCTACCAGGCTTTCCCGCCTGACGAGGCGCATCGCCTCCTGCAGCATCTGGAGTTCCACTACACCCCCAAGCATGCGAGTTGGTTGAACATGGTCGAGATCGAGATTGGGGTGCTCAAGGGCCAGTGCCTGGATCGGCGTATTGACACGCGCGAGGAGCTCGAGCGGGAAATCGCTGCCTGGGAGCGCGAGCGTAACGCCGCCGGCGCACGCATCACCTGGATGTTCACGACCGAAAAGGCCCGGGCCAAAATGGGCCGCGCCTATCCCAAACCCGGCCCTCTCGAGCCACTCGCCAAAAGGTCATGA
- a CDS encoding MarR family winged helix-turn-helix transcriptional regulator, with product MTDLEAIGRTCFALHARMTARLLSRTYEAALRPLGLKLPQFGILGAIGHGATMGATASETVLAERLGLERTTLVRNLKILAQNGWIEPIAGNGRSQRHRLTPSGQAILEAAIPLWQQAQDRLEARLNGTDAEEARRAMRALRKATYPSSVKA from the coding sequence ATGACCGACCTGGAAGCCATCGGCAGAACCTGCTTTGCCCTCCATGCCCGCATGACGGCCAGGCTTCTGAGCCGGACCTACGAGGCGGCCTTACGCCCGCTCGGGTTGAAACTGCCGCAATTCGGCATTCTCGGGGCTATCGGCCATGGAGCGACGATGGGGGCGACAGCCTCCGAGACAGTCCTCGCGGAGAGGCTCGGCCTGGAGCGGACGACCCTCGTTCGGAACCTGAAAATCCTCGCCCAGAACGGCTGGATCGAGCCTATTGCGGGCAATGGTCGCAGTCAGCGGCACAGGCTGACCCCATCCGGGCAAGCCATTCTGGAAGCCGCCATTCCGCTCTGGCAGCAGGCGCAGGACCGGCTCGAGGCGAGGCTCAACGGCACGGATGCCGAGGAGGCGCGTCGGGCGATGCGCGCCCTGCGGAAGGCGACTTATCCTTCATCCGTGAAAGCCTAA
- a CDS encoding aldo/keto reductase — MSTIPTIRLNDGNAMPQLGYGVWRVTNEEAASTVGEAIKAGYRSIDTASIYGNEEGVGEAIAAAPVSRDELFITTKVWNDRHGYDETLRAFDESLARLKLDNVDLYLIHWPVAGSEAYRDTWRALIKLKEEGRAKSIGVSNFMIPNLQRLIDETGVTPSVNQIELHPFFQQKELRAFHKANGIATESWSPLGQGTLFENEAIAGIARKHGRTPAQVILRWHLDQGLIAIPKSVTPSRIRENLDVFGFKLDAEDVSAIERLDDAGGRVGPNPAVFA; from the coding sequence ATGTCGACCATTCCCACGATCCGCCTGAACGACGGCAATGCGATGCCGCAACTGGGCTACGGCGTCTGGCGGGTGACCAACGAGGAAGCCGCGAGCACGGTCGGCGAAGCGATCAAAGCGGGCTACCGCTCGATCGATACCGCGTCCATCTACGGCAACGAGGAGGGCGTCGGAGAAGCCATTGCGGCAGCCCCCGTGTCCCGTGACGAACTCTTCATCACCACCAAGGTCTGGAACGACCGTCACGGCTACGACGAGACGCTGCGCGCTTTCGACGAGAGCCTTGCCCGCCTCAAGCTCGACAATGTCGATCTCTACCTCATCCACTGGCCGGTGGCGGGCAGCGAAGCCTATCGCGACACCTGGCGCGCGCTGATCAAGCTGAAGGAAGAGGGCCGCGCGAAATCGATCGGCGTGTCGAACTTCATGATTCCGAACCTGCAGCGGTTGATCGACGAGACCGGCGTGACGCCGTCCGTCAACCAGATCGAGCTGCATCCGTTCTTCCAGCAGAAGGAGCTGCGGGCGTTCCACAAGGCGAACGGAATCGCGACGGAATCCTGGAGCCCGCTCGGACAAGGCACGCTTTTCGAGAACGAGGCAATCGCCGGAATCGCGCGCAAGCACGGCAGGACGCCGGCGCAGGTGATCCTTCGCTGGCATCTGGACCAGGGCCTCATCGCAATTCCGAAATCCGTGACGCCTTCGCGCATCCGCGAGAATCTCGACGTGTTCGGCTTCAAGCTCGATGCGGAGGACGTGAGCGCGATCGAGCGGCTCGACGATGCGGGCGGCCGCGTCGGCCCCAACCCGGCCGTCTTCGCCTGA
- a CDS encoding DMT family transporter has product MKFGPALRAAAGIAVLSIMDAFIKGMSAYYPTLQVALLRFACGSLVVTCVVAVLRPGWPSRETVAANSLRSVIAVVTAVSFFYALGQLPLAETLVLSFLSPMFIALFGMLLLRERVDARIVGAIAIGFAGTLVVVLGQTENAGAARSWMGVGAALLSAITYALSLVLLRQRAQRDKFLHIVIFQNFGPFILVAPFGFWVWQPLDYAHLTWFLLMGVLGVIGHMLMATAYAKSEAARLAPLEYTALIWAVLIGYGVFSEIPTWATLGGGILIVAAAMLTSRR; this is encoded by the coding sequence ATGAAATTCGGTCCCGCCCTGCGGGCGGCCGCGGGCATCGCGGTTCTGTCCATCATGGATGCGTTCATCAAGGGGATGTCCGCCTATTACCCGACCCTCCAGGTCGCGCTCCTGCGCTTCGCCTGCGGTTCTCTTGTCGTCACCTGCGTCGTTGCGGTGCTGAGGCCGGGATGGCCGAGCCGCGAGACAGTGGCCGCCAACTCGCTCCGCTCCGTGATCGCGGTCGTGACGGCGGTAAGCTTCTTCTATGCCCTGGGCCAGCTTCCTTTGGCCGAGACTCTCGTCCTCTCCTTCCTGTCGCCAATGTTCATCGCCCTGTTCGGGATGCTGCTGTTGCGCGAGAGGGTCGATGCCCGGATCGTCGGCGCTATCGCCATCGGGTTCGCCGGAACTCTGGTCGTGGTGCTCGGCCAGACGGAGAATGCCGGCGCGGCCCGCTCATGGATGGGCGTCGGCGCGGCTTTGCTCTCCGCGATCACCTATGCGTTGAGCCTCGTCCTGCTGCGTCAGCGCGCCCAGCGCGACAAGTTCCTGCACATCGTCATCTTCCAGAATTTCGGGCCTTTCATCCTGGTCGCGCCCTTCGGATTCTGGGTCTGGCAGCCTCTGGACTACGCCCATCTGACCTGGTTCCTGCTCATGGGTGTCCTCGGGGTGATCGGCCATATGCTCATGGCGACCGCCTATGCCAAGTCCGAGGCGGCGCGGCTCGCCCCGCTCGAATACACCGCCCTGATCTGGGCGGTCCTGATCGGCTATGGGGTGTTCAGCGAGATCCCGACCTGGGCGACGCTCGGCGGCGGCATCCTCATCGTCGCCGCTGCCATGCTGACGTCCAGGCGTTAA
- a CDS encoding flavodoxin family protein: MHIPDARKGTPDPTLDEAEFRRRFLQQFQDPAYEPLGSELKRIADAAWDAYSHHRKSPKTRKAGPGFADPDYDLAVDWIAAKDAIDLAQTRHEDPSGPARFLLVSASSRSEHTCPGEMSKSYRLVEIAKEVLANAENTEVEVLELSRLAAEYGRHIHPCKACFSTAAALCHWPCSCYPNYSLGQTHDWMNEIYPSWVAAHGVMIVTPVNWYQVTSPLKLMMDRLVCADGGNPDPTSTQGKKTDIAKEMELKGWDYPKHLAGRLFSVVVHGDTEGAESVRRSLSDWLRAMDLVPAGTAAEIDRYIGYWQPYATSHEELDRDRAIQDEVRNAALALLEAVKAKRTGQLVTAGEDLKEPRQK; the protein is encoded by the coding sequence TTGCACATTCCAGACGCGCGGAAGGGCACGCCCGACCCGACCCTCGACGAGGCTGAGTTCCGCAGGCGGTTTCTGCAGCAGTTCCAGGATCCGGCCTACGAGCCGCTGGGAAGCGAGCTCAAGCGCATTGCCGATGCGGCCTGGGATGCCTACAGCCATCACCGCAAGAGCCCGAAGACCCGCAAGGCCGGCCCGGGCTTCGCCGATCCGGATTACGATCTCGCCGTCGACTGGATCGCTGCAAAAGACGCGATCGACCTTGCGCAGACACGACACGAGGATCCGAGCGGCCCGGCCCGCTTCCTGCTAGTCTCGGCTTCGTCGCGCAGCGAGCATACCTGTCCCGGCGAGATGTCGAAAAGCTATCGCCTGGTGGAGATCGCCAAAGAGGTTCTCGCAAACGCGGAGAACACGGAAGTCGAGGTGCTCGAGCTGAGCCGCCTCGCGGCGGAGTACGGGCGCCACATCCATCCTTGCAAGGCCTGCTTCTCGACCGCGGCGGCTCTGTGTCATTGGCCGTGCTCCTGCTATCCGAACTACTCGCTCGGGCAGACGCACGATTGGATGAACGAGATCTATCCCAGCTGGGTCGCGGCGCACGGCGTCATGATCGTTACGCCGGTCAATTGGTATCAGGTGACGTCGCCCCTGAAGCTGATGATGGATCGGCTCGTCTGCGCCGATGGCGGCAACCCGGATCCGACATCGACGCAGGGCAAGAAGACGGATATCGCCAAGGAGATGGAACTGAAGGGTTGGGATTACCCCAAGCATCTTGCCGGCCGGCTGTTCTCCGTCGTCGTGCACGGCGATACCGAGGGCGCGGAAAGCGTCCGCCGCAGCCTGTCCGACTGGCTGCGCGCCATGGATCTCGTGCCGGCCGGGACAGCGGCGGAGATCGACCGCTATATCGGCTACTGGCAGCCTTACGCGACGAGCCATGAGGAACTCGACCGGGATCGGGCGATTCAGGACGAGGTGCGCAACGCGGCCCTGGCCCTTCTGGAGGCGGTGAAAGCCAAACGGACGGGGCAACTGGTGACAGCCGGGGAGGACTTGAAAGAGCCGCGACAGAAGTAA
- a CDS encoding sigma-70 family RNA polymerase sigma factor produces MDEIASLLEPQIPALRRYAWALLRDDEGADDLVQDTLERAIGRWGQRRDGDLRAWLFAIQRNLFLNGLRQRRSRGAHVSDEALNDLPAPGISPESHAGLRDILMGLDALPEEQRSILLLVGVEDLSYEQAAKVLDVPIGTVMSRLSRARARLRDFMDNGRSAVLRRVK; encoded by the coding sequence TTGGACGAGATCGCCTCCCTTCTCGAACCGCAGATTCCGGCATTGAGACGCTATGCCTGGGCCCTGCTGCGGGATGACGAGGGCGCGGACGATCTCGTCCAGGATACCCTGGAACGGGCCATCGGCCGCTGGGGCCAGCGTCGCGACGGGGACCTGAGGGCCTGGCTTTTCGCCATTCAGCGCAACCTGTTCCTCAACGGCCTGCGCCAGCGCCGCTCGCGCGGCGCCCATGTGAGCGACGAGGCCCTGAACGATCTTCCGGCGCCCGGCATCAGCCCGGAAAGTCATGCCGGGTTGCGCGACATTCTGATGGGCCTCGACGCGCTGCCTGAGGAGCAGCGCTCGATCCTGCTCCTGGTCGGCGTCGAGGACCTGTCCTACGAGCAGGCCGCAAAGGTGCTGGACGTTCCCATCGGCACCGTGATGTCGCGCCTGAGCCGGGCGCGGGCACGCTTGAGGGATTTCATGGATAACGGGCGTAGTGCCGTCTTGAGGAGAGTGAAGTGA
- the groES gene encoding co-chaperone GroES, translating to MKFRPLHDRVVVRRIEAEEKTAGGIIIPDTAKEKPQEGEIVAVGPGARDESGKVVALDVKAGDRVLFGKWSGTEVRIDGQDLLIMKESDIMGVVAK from the coding sequence ATGAAGTTCCGTCCGCTGCACGACCGCGTCGTCGTCCGCCGCATCGAAGCCGAAGAGAAGACGGCCGGCGGCATCATCATCCCGGACACCGCCAAGGAGAAGCCGCAAGAGGGCGAGATCGTCGCCGTCGGCCCCGGCGCCCGTGACGAGAGCGGCAAGGTCGTCGCCCTCGACGTGAAGGCCGGCGACCGCGTGCTCTTCGGCAAGTGGTCCGGCACCGAGGTGCGTATCGATGGCCAGGATCTCCTGATCATGAAGGAATCCGACATCATGGGCGTCGTCGCGAAGTAA
- a CDS encoding LexA family protein: MSEKSFTDRQGQYLAFIDAYTRVHGRPPAETDMQSHFQVTPPSVHQMILTLERAGLIRRQPGVARSIEVLVAPECLPLLRHPQPVKSSGPRI; this comes from the coding sequence ATGTCTGAGAAAAGCTTCACTGACAGGCAGGGCCAGTACCTGGCCTTCATTGATGCCTACACCCGCGTCCATGGCCGTCCCCCGGCCGAAACCGACATGCAGAGCCATTTCCAGGTCACTCCGCCTTCCGTGCACCAGATGATCCTGACCTTGGAACGCGCCGGCTTGATCCGCCGTCAGCCCGGAGTGGCGCGAAGTATCGAGGTGTTGGTCGCCCCCGAATGCCTGCCCCTCCTCCGCCATCCCCAACCCGTCAAATCCTCTGGGCCGAGGATCTAG
- a CDS encoding anti-sigma factor family protein: MTGERPIGEDDLQAFVDGRLPSARFEAIKVYLADQPSLAEQVEREIELRDALRARLAFKAQEPVPSRLRVANILASRRRAPMVRPAVAAAIAWLAIGGVLGGFGGVWWASASRGQDEMANAAGTAIAAHRIYVSERLHPVEVAADQEAHLVQWLSRRVGKPLVAPNLNPQGYRLIGGRLLPAGNEAAALFMYENAAGGRLTLYTRSGGSEPHTAFRFETQDGVSAFSWIDNGLSYVVTAKVDRGELLPIAETIYKQFEATNDAAKSRS, from the coding sequence GTGACGGGCGAGCGACCCATCGGAGAGGACGACCTGCAGGCCTTCGTCGACGGCAGGCTCCCGTCCGCCCGGTTCGAGGCGATCAAGGTCTATCTGGCGGACCAGCCGTCCCTTGCCGAACAGGTGGAGCGCGAGATCGAGCTGCGCGACGCCCTGCGCGCGAGGCTGGCCTTCAAGGCGCAGGAGCCCGTTCCCTCGCGCCTGCGGGTCGCCAACATCCTCGCATCCCGGCGCCGTGCGCCGATGGTTCGTCCAGCCGTTGCCGCGGCAATCGCCTGGCTCGCGATCGGCGGCGTTCTGGGCGGTTTCGGGGGCGTGTGGTGGGCTTCCGCGTCGCGCGGGCAGGACGAGATGGCGAATGCCGCTGGCACGGCCATCGCCGCCCACCGCATCTATGTGAGCGAGCGGCTGCATCCGGTCGAGGTGGCCGCCGATCAGGAAGCCCATCTCGTGCAGTGGCTGTCGCGCCGGGTCGGCAAGCCGCTCGTGGCACCGAACCTCAATCCCCAGGGCTACCGGCTCATCGGCGGGCGGCTCCTGCCCGCGGGCAACGAGGCCGCGGCGCTCTTCATGTACGAGAATGCCGCCGGCGGCCGCCTGACGCTTTATACGCGCTCGGGCGGAAGTGAACCGCACACGGCATTCCGGTTCGAAACGCAGGATGGCGTCTCCGCCTTCTCCTGGATCGACAACGGGTTGTCCTATGTAGTCACGGCGAAGGTCGACCGCGGAGAGCTCCTGCCCATCGCCGAGACGATCTACAAGCAGTTCGAGGCTACGAACGACGCCGCGAAGAGTCGTTCGTAG
- a CDS encoding VOC family protein, whose translation MTAGRSFLSMGRRILPRAFLVAQLALSGLALTAATAYAASEPRPSSASIRTPDFDESVQWYRDNLGFRLIGSQSLVPGRRAVLERSGFLLEINETDHVLQPEPDSTAAVQPTRAPVVSILVPDVDREVARLRRTGVDILQLPEDELDGTYRTAQIQDNGRHRIELREPLDPVAGFNASGR comes from the coding sequence GTGACAGCAGGGCGATCATTCTTGTCGATGGGGCGGCGGATCCTGCCGCGCGCTTTCCTGGTGGCGCAGCTTGCCCTCTCCGGCCTCGCGCTGACCGCGGCGACGGCCTATGCCGCCTCCGAACCCCGGCCGAGCTCGGCCTCGATCCGGACGCCGGACTTCGACGAGAGCGTGCAATGGTACCGGGACAATCTGGGCTTCCGGCTGATCGGCAGCCAGAGCCTCGTTCCTGGGCGGCGGGCCGTTCTGGAGCGAAGCGGCTTCCTTCTGGAGATCAACGAGACGGACCACGTCCTGCAGCCGGAGCCCGACAGCACGGCCGCCGTTCAGCCCACGAGGGCGCCTGTCGTCAGCATCCTCGTTCCCGACGTGGACCGGGAGGTCGCCCGCCTGCGCCGCACCGGCGTCGACATTCTCCAGCTTCCCGAGGATGAGCTCGACGGCACCTACCGGACGGCCCAGATCCAGGACAACGGCCGCCATCGGATCGAACTGCGCGAGCCCCTCGACCCTGTGGCGGGCTTCAACGCCAGCGGACGGTGA